A window of Candidatus Rokuibacteriota bacterium contains these coding sequences:
- a CDS encoding nucleotidyl transferase AbiEii/AbiGii toxin family protein, with translation MDTIARLPASERADLFTEAAGRRGLVPAILEKDFWVCWMLKRIFALPGTNPSLIFKGGTSLSKVYSAIRRFSEDIDVSFNRGDLGYRDERDPESASSKKKTQQLIGKLDQAVQQHIDSILLPRLSEVIGAQLGPGGENWALAKDAADPQAVVFRYPPSLSHGGLTYINPVVRLELGARGDPWPTEQRRIKPYAAEEFPEIFEAPACEVTVLVAERTFWEKATLLHAENHRPPDKPTNERLSRHYYDLALLADTEYGRRALTRLDLLGRVVKHKRVYFSAAWAKYEEAQPGSLRLVPREERLSGLDADYAKMAPMIFDHPPPQFEELIARLTELENQINGGSA, from the coding sequence GTGGACACGATTGCCCGTCTGCCGGCAAGCGAGCGTGCCGATCTATTCACCGAGGCCGCTGGTCGGCGAGGTCTAGTTCCTGCCATCCTTGAAAAGGATTTCTGGGTGTGCTGGATGCTGAAGCGGATTTTCGCTCTACCGGGCACAAATCCCTCGCTGATATTCAAGGGCGGTACGTCACTTTCGAAGGTGTACAGTGCAATTCGCCGCTTCTCCGAAGACATCGACGTGTCATTCAACCGTGGAGATCTCGGCTATCGAGACGAGCGCGATCCAGAGTCCGCGTCGAGCAAGAAGAAGACACAGCAACTCATCGGAAAACTGGACCAAGCAGTTCAACAACACATCGACAGCATCCTTCTGCCGCGGCTCAGCGAAGTCATAGGAGCCCAACTCGGGCCAGGCGGTGAGAACTGGGCGCTTGCAAAGGATGCCGCCGACCCGCAGGCAGTGGTTTTCCGCTATCCACCTAGTCTCTCGCATGGCGGTTTGACATACATCAATCCGGTTGTGCGGCTCGAACTGGGAGCGCGCGGAGATCCATGGCCAACGGAACAGCGTCGCATAAAACCGTACGCCGCCGAAGAGTTCCCGGAGATCTTCGAGGCTCCTGCTTGTGAAGTTACAGTTCTTGTAGCCGAGCGGACGTTTTGGGAAAAGGCGACGCTTCTGCACGCTGAGAATCATCGCCCCCCTGACAAGCCGACTAACGAACGGTTGTCCCGCCACTACTACGACTTGGCGCTTCTCGCCGACACCGAGTATGGCCGGCGTGCGTTGACGCGACTAGACCTTCTAGGCCGCGTGGTCAAGCACAAAAGGGTGTACTTCTCTGCAGCTTGGGCTAAGTACGAAGAAGCGCAGCCAGGCTCTCTGCGACTTGTCCCGCGCGAAGAACGGCTGAGTGGCCTAGACGCCGACTATGCGAAAATGGCGCCGATGATTTTCGATCATCCGCCACCGCAGTTCGAGGAGTTGATCGCCCGATTAACCGAACTGGAGAACCAGATCAACGGTGGCTCTGCGTAG
- a CDS encoding type II toxin-antitoxin system PemK/MazF family toxin, translated as MVVRRGEIWWGSLREPRSSEPGYRRPLLLVQADTFTRSRIQTVLAAVITSNVRLADAPGNVLLPAKTAGLPQDSVVNVSQLVTIDKRFLAERAGRLTPEQLRAVEEGLRLVLSR; from the coding sequence CTGGTAGTGCGGCGAGGCGAGATCTGGTGGGGCAGTTTGCGTGAGCCAAGAAGTTCCGAGCCCGGGTATCGCCGGCCGTTGCTGCTGGTCCAGGCGGACACGTTCACTCGAAGTCGCATTCAGACTGTGCTCGCCGCGGTGATCACATCAAATGTCCGTCTCGCAGATGCCCCCGGCAATGTCCTGCTGCCGGCGAAGACCGCGGGCCTACCGCAAGACTCCGTTGTGAACGTCTCGCAGTTGGTGACCATCGACAAGAGGTTTCTTGCCGAGAGGGCCGGCAGGTTGACCCCCGAACAACTTCGCGCGGTGGAGGAGGGGCTGCGACTTGTGCTCTCGCGGTGA